DNA from Leptospira mayottensis 200901116:
TCCGGAAAATGGAGAAGAAATTTTCTACATTTAGAAATCGTTTCGTCGATTCTTCCGAATTCGTACGAAGTATTTACTTCCGCTTCGATTGCGGATAGATCTTCTTTATAAGGATTGTTTTCACGAATCCAGTTCAGGGTTTCGTTGTAATATTCTAAATTACCGAGCTTCGAACTTAGAATCAGTATTTTGTACCGAAGTGACGGATTCTCAGGATTTTTAGAAAGGCTGAGTCTTGCAAACTGATAAGCTTTTGTCGGTTTTTTAAGTTCTTCGTAGCCTACAGAAATTTCGTCCATCAAGGAAAAATTTTCCGGATCTAGGGCGATACTTTTCTCGAAACTTTCCATTGCGGTCGTTAGATCTCCCTTACCGATCCAGACTCTTCCTTCGATCTCGTAATAAGTGCCGGTTCTTTTATTTCCAAGGGAGTCGGCAATTTGGAGTTTCTGAAGGGCTTTATCGTATTGGAGATGATCCAATTCTTCCCGGGCTTGTCGGAGCAGCTCCGAATAAGAAAAGGTTGAATTCCCATAGAGCGTTGAATAACCTGTGCAAAGTACAAAAAAGAACCAAGTGGATAGCAGTCTCCCAGCCAGTAGTCTGTTCGGTAGAATTCTTCCCATCTTTTTAAACATCGGAACATTGAAAAAAAACAAGAGGTTTCACTGAATGAATTCAGTTACGATTATTATCGCCATGTCTATTTTGGCGATCGTCACTGCGGTAGTTTATGCCCTGAAAGTTACCACTATCAAAGTGGGTGCTGCGGGCGGTAACGAAAAAGAAACGAAAAAACTTTTAGAAATATCTTCCGCCATCTCCGAAGGGGCTATGGCCTTCCTCGTCCGAGAATACAAGGTCATTTCCGTATTCATCGCCTTTATGGCAGTCCTGATCGTTCTTCTTTTGGACAATCCTGCCACCGAAGGATTCAATGATGGACTTCATACGGCGATTGCGTTTATCGCGGGGGCCATAATCTCTTGTCTTTCCGGTTTTATCGGAATGAAAATTGCAACTGTAGGAAATGTAAGAACGGCGGAAGCGGCAAAAACTTCACTATCCAAAGCTTTCCGAGTCGCTTTTGACTCTGGAGCAGTGATGGGATTTGGACTCGTGGGACTTGCAATTCTTGGGATGACCGTCCTTTTTCTAGTCTTTACGGGAATGTATCCTACGATAGAAAAACATTTCCTCATGGAATCCTTAGCCGGTTTCGGTTTAGGGGGTTCTGCAGTGGCGTTATTTGCCCGAGTAGGCGGTGGAATTTACACAAAGGCTGCAGACGTAGGAGCGGACTTGGTCGGTAAGGTAGAAAAAGGAATTCCCGAAGACGATCCAAGAAACCCCGCTACGATTGCGGATAACGTGGGAGACAACGTGGGAGACGTCGCCGGAATGGGGGCCGACTTGTTCGGTTCTTGTGCGGAAGCGACTTGTGCGGCGCTTGTGATTGGTGCTACCGCATCGGCTCTTTCCGGGTCCGTGGACGCTCTTCTTTACCCGCTTCTTATTTCCGCTTTTGGAATTCCCGCATCTCTTTTGACCAGTTTTCTTGCGAGAGTCAAGGAAGGCGGAAACGTAGAATCCGCTTTGAAAGTTCAGCTCTGGGTTTCCACCTTACTTGTCGCGGGGATCATGTATTTTGTAACGAATACGTTTATGGTGGATTCTTTTGAAATCGCCGGAAAGATGATCGGAAAATGGGACGTTTACATTTCCATGGTAGTCGGTCTTTTCTCGGGGATGTTTATCGGAATCGTAACCGAGTATTATACTTCTCATTCTTACAAGCCAGTAAGGGAGGTCGCGGAAGCGTCTAACACCGGAGCGGCGACAAACATCATCTATGGACTATCTCTCGGATATCATTCTTCCGTAATTCCAGTGATTTTACTCGTAATCACCATTGTAACCGCGAACCTTCTCGCAGGGATGTATGGAATTGCGATTGCGGCTCTCGGGATGATTTCCACGATTGCCGTCGGACTAACGATTGATGCTTATGGTCCTGTTGCAGATAACGCAGGCGGGATTGCTGAAATGGCTGAACTCGGAAAAGAGGTTCGCGATAGAACTGATACGCTTGACGCGGCGGGAAATACGACTGCGGCGATCGGAAAAGGTTTCGCGATCGGTTCCGCAGCGCTTACTTCTCTCGCTCTTTTTGCAGCGTTTATCACGCGAACTCACACCATGAGCCTTGAAGTTCTGAATGCGGAAGTGTTCGGCGGACTGATGTTCGGAGCAATGCTTCCTTTCTTATTCACTGCTATGACAATGAAATCCGTAGGTAAGGCTGCGGTTGACATGGTGGAAGAAGTTCGTAAACAATTTCGTGAGATTCCGGGAATTATGGAAGGGAAAAATAAACCGGATTACAAACGTTGTGTGGACATTTCCACGACGGCGGCACTCAGAGAAATGATTCTTCCTGGACTACTTGTTCTCATGACTCCAATTTTGGTCGGGTATCTTTTCGGAGTGAAAACTCTCGCGGGTGTTCTCGCAGGTGCGTTGGTCGCGGGGGTGGTTCTTGCTATCTCTGCGGCGAATTCCGGTGGAGGTTGGGACAACGCAAAGAAATACATCGAAAAAAAAGCCGGTGGTAAAGGTTCCGACCAACACAAGGCGGCGGTCGTAGGCGATACCGTAGGTGATCCATTCAAGGATACTTCCGGGCCTTCGATCAACATTCTCATCAAATTGATGGCGATCACAAGCCTCGTGTTTGCGGAATTTTTCGTTCAGCAAGGCGGACTTTTGATGAGATTGTTTCATCATTAAGAATTTCTAAATTAGAATTTCTTGAAATAGAAGGCTCTTTCGCGAAAGCGGGAGAGCCTTTTTTATTGCCGGGATTTCTCGGAAAAATTCGGGCGCCTCTTTCCGATTTCAATCGGAAAGACCGGGCTCGCCGCGACTCCGCTACGCTGCGGTCGTTCCGACTGCTTCGCATCGCTTTGATCCCTGGCGCGGGGCGCAGTTTTTTTCTTACAAAATCAAACGGAGTTTAACCATGATTAGAACGGTATTATTGATTCTTTCCCTATTCTTGAATGTTTTTTTCGTATTGAAGGAAGTTTATACGTTGCTCGACGGATATCCCGAGAAACCGAACGGTGAACTCGGAATCTTGAAACAGGATTTGGTCGTAGGCAAATTCGATCAAAAAGGCAGTTTATTCAAATTACCGAAAGGATTGATCGTAAGGGACGCTTCTGCGACCGGAATGGATTACTTTGAGCCGAATCGATTTAAGATCATCGTCACCGCCGACCGAGAGGATTTGGTAAACTACAACGTTACCGAAAAGGAACTTTTGAATTTCAACGGGGAATACTATTCCGTTCGTTCTCCGAAATAAGATTTTACGTTGCCGATTCGAATCGGATCTGTTCTTTTTTACTGATGAGCTTGCGATCGATTCTTCTTCCTACTTTGTAACTTTAGGAATTCAATGGGTCATTCGTTAAAGGATTTAGGGCTTACGATGGCTTACGGAGGAGTGTTTGTGCGATCGACTGCTTGCCGTTTACGGGGCCGAAAAGGAAAAGCCGCGATCGATTTTGTTTCATGTTTTTTTCCACGGTTCTCTCGATGTTCTTTCGCGATTCTATCTTTGCCTCTTGTCTCCAGATATTTTGAATTCTATTGGGAATTGCTGAACGAGATCCGCTTCGTGGAAACGAAGATTGTGATCAAGGCAACTCCAGAAAAAATTTGGAAGAACATCATTCGAATTCCCGAGCTGGAAAAAACGGAAGACGGATTTTTTATACGATGGGATTTCCGAGACCGATCGAAATGACTCTTTCTCGCGAAAAAATCGGAGGCGTTCGAGAAACAAGGTTCGAAAGGGGACTCGTTTTTTATAAAACGATCACTCAATGGGAGCGTGATCGCAAATTGCAATTCGAGATTCAAGC
Protein-coding regions in this window:
- a CDS encoding sodium-translocating pyrophosphatase, which translates into the protein MSILAIVTAVVYALKVTTIKVGAAGGNEKETKKLLEISSAISEGAMAFLVREYKVISVFIAFMAVLIVLLLDNPATEGFNDGLHTAIAFIAGAIISCLSGFIGMKIATVGNVRTAEAAKTSLSKAFRVAFDSGAVMGFGLVGLAILGMTVLFLVFTGMYPTIEKHFLMESLAGFGLGGSAVALFARVGGGIYTKAADVGADLVGKVEKGIPEDDPRNPATIADNVGDNVGDVAGMGADLFGSCAEATCAALVIGATASALSGSVDALLYPLLISAFGIPASLLTSFLARVKEGGNVESALKVQLWVSTLLVAGIMYFVTNTFMVDSFEIAGKMIGKWDVYISMVVGLFSGMFIGIVTEYYTSHSYKPVREVAEASNTGAATNIIYGLSLGYHSSVIPVILLVITIVTANLLAGMYGIAIAALGMISTIAVGLTIDAYGPVADNAGGIAEMAELGKEVRDRTDTLDAAGNTTAAIGKGFAIGSAALTSLALFAAFITRTHTMSLEVLNAEVFGGLMFGAMLPFLFTAMTMKSVGKAAVDMVEEVRKQFREIPGIMEGKNKPDYKRCVDISTTAALREMILPGLLVLMTPILVGYLFGVKTLAGVLAGALVAGVVLAISAANSGGGWDNAKKYIEKKAGGKGSDQHKAAVVGDTVGDPFKDTSGPSINILIKLMAITSLVFAEFFVQQGGLLMRLFHH
- a CDS encoding tetratricopeptide repeat protein; translation: MFFFNVPMFKKMGRILPNRLLAGRLLSTWFFFVLCTGYSTLYGNSTFSYSELLRQAREELDHLQYDKALQKLQIADSLGNKRTGTYYEIEGRVWIGKGDLTTAMESFEKSIALDPENFSLMDEISVGYEELKKPTKAYQFARLSLSKNPENPSLRYKILILSSKLGNLEYYNETLNWIRENNPYKEDLSAIEAEVNTSYEFGRIDETISKCRKFLLHFPDNPFLHKTLLLSLKKKKSPNLEQFLLDRAAIFRNEPIFAYQAALEFLQNRKFNDSLAMSRRAFYLSLKKSGNCEKEILYPLHRIYRQQGSVIDVQAIEILQEISERKINQEFLDAKLKQTGYNRELLLFSLFYLQRNPTQDSNFKAEEWKSHFAKIRKQKEEEDLSKIISPFAYDSEESSFLSER